AGTGGGGGGCGGCTGTGGAGGCCGCCCCCTGTACCGCGGAGAGCTTTGAAGACATTGCGGAGCAGTGCACTAATATACGGGAGATTACTGTGAGTTTTATATCCCACTTCCTTCCCTAAATgtattttgcaaattttgagatttcgtcctttagaaaaaaaaacatactccgaaaaaaaaaactgtttttttcacggatttttttcatgttttttttttcaagcctgAAAAAAAacccgtttttttgcaaccctagaccgatccatctccatttccgtAGAGCCTCATATAATACAAATGTTTTTGTTTCAGTTTTACGGATTTCCGGACCGGGAAATAGTAAAAGACAGTATTGCTAACGGAAGGTTGCGGAACCTGAGGCGGGTTGCCTTCAGGAATCTCGTCACAGAGGACGAAGACAGAGAACAGGTAATTATTAAAGCAAAGAAGATCGACTAATAGAAaaataacctaaacacaaaattaaaattttgaaaaaacccccgaccgcgacataggaaaccgattttcattaaacatggctaagaacactcccgactaactctgctttcagacaaaaaaaaaactaaatctaaatcggttcatcggttcgggagctacgatgccacagacagacgcacacacagacagacacgtcaaacttataacaccccgtcgtttttgcgtcgggggttaattatTGTACAAGTAAAATgagtagtcacagtgcatacgcatagactgccatctctcgactcagcgttaaaacttttgaaccattagACAATTTTGACCTTATTCTTAACTTATATCGTCTAATATCaatgttagcgccatctagcggagaATCAACCATCTATACGACCTTGATACCTGTCTTTACGGagttatacacggtgaaataaaaaggaaaaaaaattgacCAACATGACGACGAATTCGACATGTTGTTAGGTTCCTTATCAGGAaccacttttagttaaattcgcaaaaaaataattttcagtacagatggtgttttttttacgcactagtgcgagaagtggttcattatatgccaggtcgaaacttcggaggctcatctgtaccgaaaaacgtcgtacgatacacgtgcaaaaaggaaattcgtaactcgtgtcgatttaaaacactcccttcggtcgtgttttaatttatcgccactcgtttcgaccttccttttttacgcacttgtatcgtaatgtactatttcatcgtTGTCATACAtagtaaatgaattaattagtgtgagagacccttaaggataacattcaagttagtgtcaagtgattgacggcacatgtcaaagcaaataacattgggaagtggtaaaggctgtcacacacgtgttcagtaaatatttctatttttttaataactcgataaccgtaagagttaagacgctttTTAGATACATTAATTGTATTTggtctaaagaaccatcccttaaagttaacggaaatcaataaaacagggtgtatatagtagtgtgactacttaaaaaaaaacacaaatcaaaatatttgttcaaataatttgatttgttcactttattttctttttcaggCAACAGACGAAGACATAACCACCCTCCTTGAAAGCCGTCAGATAACCGAACTAACCGTAATAGGAAACGACCAAATAACCGGAACTTTCCTTCACCACCTAAACCAAAATATAACCTCACTACGACTCAGAAACTGTCCAAATCTAAACTATAAACATCTACTAGATATCTTAGACAGTTTAATAAATGTTACCATATTAGATCTATCAAGAAATTCTCCAGATGTACTCAAAAATGTACATTTGTTACTAGATGTGATGCCAAAATTAGAACATTTGGAGTTAAGTGGGTATGAGAAGGTGGAATTAGATGGGACTCTAAAAGGGCATGAGAGGTTGGAGAGTTTGAAGCATCTGAATTTAAGGCGGAACAAGAATGTGAACGATGATTGGTTGGAGACTATAGCGAGGGGGAAGAAGTTGGTTACTTTTGACGTGTCTTATTGTAAAGGtaggtaaatatgtatatttttttatagttcgtctaaagcaaagaggatcgagtattatagagagttactgtcaaagtaaaatatgtaatctcagtgcgtagactgccatctctcgacacaagcttaaaactttttaacttcagttttgacaatttggcccatattgttagcttgatatgttttaaaatgtcaaatattaatagtagcgccatctagctgagcgtaccgcaaaggtgtaatgccatctaggccaccgtacctttttctgtatggtactgaggtacgtttttttcttagactttatctgtctatacggagttatatatgtctttggtctaAGGTAACTTTGCATCTTCTTAACTCTTTgcatcatagaggaataagtaacggaagagttgtaactccatacatcagtaaatgcgggttatttgtataggcgtagttaagtgacatctagcgacaatcacgcgtcaaggCTCGCATTTTtgcagtaatttttttttttggttaagATCAAGAACGATTGGACTAGTGACCACCAATTTATATAAAGATTACAAATTCGAGTTTTATTATCTGAAGAATTGAATATTGTTTTCTCGCATTTTTTAGGGAAattataggtaggtaaaaattATAGGTGGTAATTATAGGTGGGTGTAAGTTAATATGTTATATGTCTAAGGTATTGAttgatttttcaaaatcggtctctTAATGCacctacaatcttctctgctttgcccaaaggttgattggtagagaatgcctcatggcattaagttcgtcTTTTGTAtattaagttgttcttttgtgcaataaagtttaaataaataaaaaactttgCAAAAATTGTATAGATATTTCATAATAAAACCTGTCAAAATGTCGTTTAATTTTAGGTGTGACGATGACAGGCTTGACCGAAGTTTGCGAGTCGTCTAAATCGATGAGCGAGCTCGCTATAGCGGACAACGATGACATATCAGATGAGGACGTCGAGACGATCATACGGCTCCTGCCCTTCCTTACGGTGAGATTTTcatctatacaccgtgttttattcGAATTCGAATATCGAATTAAGTATCTAACAAgtttaatgtttatatattaattatgtattatatgagtatatgtatatatcattAAATGCGTTTCATTCCAATTGGTCATATCCAGTAAATATTCTTATAGcaatttttatgtaaaaaactaGTCCACTATTAATATATTTACAACATATTTACAGTATTCAAAAGACATCGGTAcatgtaaaactaacttaaaaatactgacaatcattaaattatatttatgtattatttgaTGTTAGTATGTTTTAGATTTctgattttctttttctgttcttTTGTTTTCAATGCTTCGCCTACtatcttctctgctttgccttaaggttgactggtagagaatgcctcatggcattaagttcgtcttttgtacattaagtttgtcttttgtgcaataaagtttaaataaataaatacgagtatattgtattcatttcattttaatatgaatattccttgatttaatttaataaaatatgtcatattttgacatttttaactaTAATTACTACCAATTACtactaatatattaattttaatacaccATGTAATAATCATGTAAATACATTTTGACGTGTAATaagtaacaatattataaataaatgagtatgagtatagtTAGGTTCATTATAGGAACcagaatggcatagttagttttcttaaattcgtattttttctataaaaaccatacacctgcgatagatgtatGGTTATTATAACTCACACTAAGTGTCAACTCTGTGACATGTCAATCGCAcatcgaacacacaaagcccgtttcttaacagcgATTGATGtaatgtaacatctatcgcaggtgtacggtgtttaaaaatgtacaattaAAAAAACACTAACTATGCtcttctgtttcctataatggacctaactctatgctgaagttaacggaattcaataaaaacacggtgtagaagacggtcaaccaaatcttagcactaaataaaaaaccggccaagagcgtgtcgggccacgctcagtgtagggttccgtagtttcccgtatttttcttgaaaactactcaacctaacttttgaaccacatgtttaaaaaatatgaaaaaaatcacaaaagtagcactttataaatacttcctaggaaaattattttgaacttgataggtttaatagtgagcgtggcccgacacgctcttggccgtttttttttcgTCACCCCGGTATTCgacacggctcatgagagcctgaggtccgctttaaCACCTAATCACAAGATTTCGGCATTAGTTTTCTTTAGTGATCAATgtcaaaaatacatttttatccACAGATCTTGAACATCCAAAAGTGTCGCGGTGTGACTCCCGACCTGGTAGTGTATCTGGCCCGCATCATGCGCCGGCGCAACCGCTGGCGGCTGCCCGCGCTGCGGCTGCGGTTGTACGGCACCGTCGTGCCTGAAGCTATGCCGGTAAAAAATATAacctttattaaaaaaatgagacAAGTTTGACAAATTTTGGGCCGTTCGGAGGATCTTCAACTGGAGCAAGAACGACCGGTTGACAGTGCTGTGGATCTACGGCACCGTCGTGCTTGAAGCTTATgccgtatttaaaaaaaattgagacAAGTTTGACAAATTTTGGGCCGTTCGGAGGATCTTCAACTGGAGCAAGAACGACCGGTTGACAGCGCTGTGGATCTACGGCACTGTCGTGCTTGAAGCTATTccggtaaaaaaaaaacattttaaaaaattGAGACAGGTTGAAAAGTTTTAGTCCGTTCGGAGGATCTTCAACTGGAGCAGGAACGACCTTTTGACAATGCTGCGGCTCTACGGCACCGTCGTGCCTGAAGCTATGccggtaataaaaaaaaaacaaaggaatggaatgcgctcccaccatcggtgttcccagaaaaatacgacctcggtctctttaaacgtagagtgaataggctattactgaatcggtgagctccatcttagactctgtcttcacttcccatcaggtgtgactagggtcaatcgccgatcagtccataaaaaaaaaccggccaagagcgtgtcgggccacgctcagtgtagggttccgtagttttccgtatttttctcaaaaactactgaacctatcaagttcaaaacaattttcctagacacacttttttttcgtttaggagcgattatttccgaaaatattaatattatcaaaaaactattttagtaaacccgtattcatttttaaatacctgtccaacaatatatcacacgttggggttggaatttaaaaaaaaatatcagcccccactttacatgtagggggagtaccctaataaaacatttttttccattttttatttttgcactttgttggcgtgattgatatacatattggtaccaaatgtcagctttctagtgctaacggttactgagattatccgcggacggacggacggacagacagacatggcgaaactataagggttcctagttgactacggaaccctaaaaataataaataaatttttattttgcttgAAATATGGTACACAGAAGTTGTtcagaaaatattataaatagtaacACATATTTCACCATCATCGGTCATGTAAAACGTATCTTAACCTACAACTAaaactaatttaaaaatattttaagcgggttactcacgtattaagtcgatatagcgttcgacatgtttcggttcaatttcgagaacctttctcaagagtagcgaccccgctgctgtgtatgcgtcgcgctctcgacatgtaaaggcggggtcgctactcttgagaaaggttctcgaaattgaaccgaaacatgtcgaacgctatatcgacttaatacgtgagtaacccgcttaaaatatttttaaatatgtatgagtctcacgggagttttatagttaaaactaaaactaagtcTACCtatacaatagggaacttgactgtagttagaataaaatattttataccatacacgaaataacgcatcagataattataagaaaaacatggacagaagtaatttttaaatccaatttctatttaataagtcaggtagaaatatataaggtagaaatatataaatgtgacagacgaacagagtcgcaccataagggttccttttgtacctttttggtacggaaccctaaaaatggaaaaaagttCTTACCATGACATCAAGAACCTTTTTAACTACATTAataattcataaaaatatttcaagaaCTAATTTTGTATTTGTTTGTTTCAGATGGTCTATTCCTTTATCCTGGACTTCGCGAAAGGAGCAACGCTCGATCCAAAACCTAGTCCCTACTTAGGGTTCTGATCCACTAAAGTAGTACAAATATACAGGTTGATTTTTAACTATGCTTGGCAAAGTGAAAATGTAATCTACAATGACTATGCATCCCAAAATCGTAGAAAATGtttccgataaaaaaaaatgttgtctgATTTGTGGAAATGTAGTTTTATTTTCGCGATTTTGTGTCGGTCTCATAAatagatatatttttatttacaaatgtatttagttgaactaaatattaatatattttacatgtatACATTTCGAGGTTATGATTAGTTAAAACTAAGTTACTGCAAAAATtgtgtatttaaatatttatttatttttcattttgcaTTATACTTTAACAAACTAAACAAGCTTCCTACATCGTTCATGTCTACGTAAGGTGTGTcgtattattgaaaaaaaaaaggaaaaaaatgttttctaggTCAACATATTATATCAAACATTGTCAAAAGGCCTTTCAATGATATATGCACTATATGTATATATGCGAATCCAATGTTTAAATATGATCTCAAAAATGGTGATTTTATTGTGAttcttcacaaaaaaaaaaaattattgtgtTCCgtgtaaaatgaaataaaactaataatttagttttaagagGCAGTTAGAGGAATTTAATTGCGGAATATCTAATGTATACTCTGTCGAACAAGTCtgccagtaaataagaacaaagaaaactatatgtatccttttctctagcaccctaaagaaaaggcctaaagaaaaggatgcatatagttttctttgttcttatttactgacagacttgtttagGAAATAAATTATAGGAAATAAATAGGGTGATTCTGTGAGGCATGACCTTACTATTAAGAAGTgaatattgtcccagagctgtaagaacctctttttgacacataacagcgtccacaaaacgtaaactcgcgcaacctaatgaaattttaaataaaatcctgtaataatatttaaaaaaatcaagtacttaaaaacgaTATTTCgcttattttaaacataatctaacacatgttatatttttgcggatcttcgttaatgagtattttacgatattattttatcacgcaggatttacttataatgtcatttatcattcatttttatttttaaactagtgctgtggcagagtctgtaatttcgattcaaatgacatttcagtaagttgatagaaatcgtatatttgtttaagcgcctccttgtacatagggcctaatcgattaaACCAATTCGAAactaatcgttagatttggcaaacgatacgtcttagccacatcgcaacatacttcaaaacaaatgtgtcaaaaatgtgaacttacaaatccgggacaataagtACATAGTGTACAGATGTAGTtcgaaaaggttttccttcgtattttaacggaaacgttcgtatttgtcatgctagttcaggcagtgtcagtacgtcttgtaacTGACTGAAATAGGTTACtggcctcctagtcaaatcagcttctttttaagaactgtcaaaacgaatttcaatgTCTTGctaatatcacagtataataaagagtactatcgtacagtatggccactcctgctccccgctgaaagtgccgcccaccccctatcagttacctgacagttaccgcctgtcaaaaacgcgaacagtcgacctgtcatattttactcatacaagcatgatacgcgttcacctacacgagcttagaatgtgtgctaggaacgcgcctctttcatatattggaacgccagtgtccgagatgtgctaatatggaattaatacaGTCCGAGTCACTTGAATAGCCTCACCCCCAAAATAAGTATAAATGCTGTTATATATTCAATATTGCCTGTTTGATTCTATAGATAAACTTCACTAGCGTAGTACTATGGCTGAatcataaaaagtaaaaataagaaaaataaatatacggATTGTACACTAAAGTAGTGAAAAGGGTGCGTCACTTGAATAGCCTCAGTGAAATAAAACACCATTAAATACGattataatttgtttttaatattttgtataCTTTCCATTATTTTTGATAACTTCAAAAATACGTCCGGGAATAGAGTCATATAATGAATTAATGTAATTTTGGTTCAAATTATTCCAGTGATTATGAATTTCTTGTTCAAGATCTGCGCAGCTATTAAACTGTCGTCCACCGGCAAATATCTGGCGAGATAGATAGCCCCAAACATTTTCCATAATATTCAGGTCCGGAGAGTTAGATGGCCAATCTAAAacttcaattttatttttttgaaacCAAGCTTTTGTTTCACGTGACGCATGTATAGATGCATTATCGTGTTGGAAAATCCAGTTCCGACGTTTAATAATTTTGCGAATATCTTTTTTCTTGTCTTCTAATAAATTAGTATATAATGCTGAACTTTGTTTGCCTCTGAGAATTGAAATTGGAATAGGTCCGTTATAAGAAATCGCCCCCCATACCATTACTGAGCCACCTCCTGAATGACGACGTGACAACACTAGCTCTTCTTTTCTTAGATCGtgaaaataatatgaatagcCATCTGGACCATCTAAACTGAATTTTTTTTCGTCACTGAAAACAACTTTACGCCATTCATTTGTCCAAGACATATGCATTCTGGCAAATAACAATC
This Leguminivora glycinivorella isolate SPB_JAAS2020 chromosome 24, LegGlyc_1.1, whole genome shotgun sequence DNA region includes the following protein-coding sequences:
- the LOC125238728 gene encoding uncharacterized protein LOC125238728, producing MSVTIEPEGYCTEHSCTCGPPPKRRRVRRVSILDVLNVDLVRNAIFHYVPLGDLLRSERVCQRWRSAVHHYLRGARRIRSKLHITAPWHPPPPRLCSCQRLLPLDESRAPHYSTALYKWGAAVEAAPCTAESFEDIAEQCTNIREITFYGFPDREIVKDSIANGRLRNLRRVAFRNLVTEDEDREQATDEDITTLLESRQITELTVIGNDQITGTFLHHLNQNITSLRLRNCPNLNYKHLLDILDSLINVTILDLSRNSPDVLKNVHLLLDVMPKLEHLELSGYEKVELDGTLKGHERLESLKHLNLRRNKNVNDDWLETIARGKKLVTFDVSYCKGVTMTGLTEVCESSKSMSELAIADNDDISDEDVETIIRLLPFLTILNIQKCRGVTPDLVVYLARIMRRRNRWRLPALRLRLYGTVVPEAMPMVYSFILDFAKGATLDPKPSPYLGF